One genomic segment of Gammaproteobacteria bacterium includes these proteins:
- the glnE gene encoding bifunctional [glutamate--ammonia ligase]-adenylyl-L-tyrosine phosphorylase/[glutamate--ammonia-ligase] adenylyltransferase, translated as MPSQAVARLAPELRAPLELSWEHYCEAAAAAERVSPANPDLLAVLCKVWACSEFVAKSCIHVPEMWIDLVRSGDLMIEYAATDHEQRLRALTAAVTDEAELGKILRQLRCREMVRIAWRDIAGWSDLERTLADLSNLARACVAMTLELLQQWQNQEFGVPHGAMSGKPQSLVVLGMGKLGAGELNFSSDIDLIFAYPEEGETRGKRVALSNEEYFIKLGRRLITLLNQQTAEGYVFRVDMRLRPFGDAGSLAMSFDGLEDYYQTHGREWERYALIKAGVIAGDERSGQELLKRLRPFIYRRYLDFNAFESLREMKAMINVQVQRKGMEDNIKLGPGGIREVEFTGQAFQLIRGGREPELQIRPIRQVLAYLGSRNYLPQYVTKALDRAYVFLRQAENRLQAMADQQTHELPEGDVERLRLATAMGFDDWPGFERELRRQMALVHEYFQQVFAAPQQEKGAEQGSVFDAVWSGSLQAEAAVAALAEQGFDDAAEALRLLEQLRESFSVRALTPSGRERMNRLLPLLLGAIAAVENSTETLARVLALLETIARRTTYLALLAENPMAMSQLVKLCAASPWITVHLSQHPILLDELLDPRSLYAPLNKSALEAELALALERVGDDQEQQLEALRHFKQANVLRVAAADVAGVYPLMIVSDHLTEIAEVLLAQVLRLATQHLEQRHGRPDDTAGFVIVGYGKLGGIELGYGSDLDLVFLHSAAAEGQTQGGRAPLDNPVFFARLGQRIIHMMTLKTASGDLYEIDTRLRPSGASGLLVSSMEAYADYQRTEAWTWEHQALVRARVVAGDPALAQRFEALRLEILGRARDPEQLQREVREMRERMRRELSQSKAEMFDLKQDEGGIADIEFLVQYAVLRWSGQRPALLRWTDNIRLLETLAAEGLMSEVDAQRLADAYRRYRAVVHRRTLQELPALVEAGEFTEWRGHVGRIWREFMETVK; from the coding sequence TTGCCGAGCCAGGCCGTGGCGAGACTGGCGCCAGAGCTGCGGGCGCCGCTTGAGTTGTCCTGGGAACATTACTGTGAGGCGGCAGCCGCTGCGGAGCGAGTGTCGCCTGCTAATCCGGATTTGCTGGCGGTGTTATGCAAGGTGTGGGCATGCAGCGAATTTGTGGCCAAGAGTTGCATTCATGTGCCGGAGATGTGGATTGATCTGGTGCGTAGCGGTGATTTGATGATCGAATATGCCGCAACCGATCATGAACAACGGTTGCGGGCATTGACGGCAGCCGTGACGGACGAGGCCGAGTTGGGAAAAATACTCCGCCAGCTCCGGTGCCGTGAGATGGTACGTATTGCCTGGCGCGACATTGCCGGTTGGTCCGATCTGGAGCGGACATTGGCGGATTTGTCGAATCTGGCACGTGCCTGTGTGGCGATGACGCTGGAGCTGTTGCAGCAATGGCAAAATCAAGAGTTTGGCGTTCCCCATGGCGCGATGAGCGGCAAGCCGCAATCGCTGGTAGTGCTGGGAATGGGCAAACTGGGCGCGGGTGAGCTGAATTTTTCTTCCGACATTGATTTGATTTTTGCATATCCCGAAGAAGGCGAGACGCGCGGTAAGCGTGTGGCGCTGAGTAACGAAGAATATTTCATCAAACTTGGCCGGCGCTTGATTACTTTGCTCAATCAGCAAACGGCAGAGGGTTACGTGTTTCGGGTGGATATGCGATTGCGCCCGTTTGGCGATGCCGGGTCGTTGGCGATGAGTTTTGATGGTCTGGAAGATTATTACCAGACGCACGGCCGCGAGTGGGAACGTTACGCCTTGATCAAGGCAGGTGTGATTGCGGGTGATGAACGCTCAGGACAAGAACTTCTGAAACGATTGCGGCCGTTTATTTATCGCCGCTATCTCGATTTCAATGCTTTTGAATCTTTGCGTGAAATGAAGGCAATGATCAATGTGCAAGTGCAGCGTAAAGGCATGGAAGACAACATTAAGCTCGGGCCGGGCGGGATACGCGAAGTTGAGTTTACTGGCCAGGCGTTTCAATTAATTCGCGGCGGCCGTGAGCCGGAATTACAGATTCGCCCGATACGCCAGGTGCTGGCCTATCTCGGCAGTCGCAATTATTTGCCGCAGTACGTCACTAAGGCGCTGGATCGCGCCTATGTCTTTTTACGGCAGGCGGAGAATCGATTGCAGGCGATGGCCGATCAACAGACGCATGAATTGCCGGAAGGCGATGTTGAGCGTTTGCGCTTGGCGACGGCGATGGGGTTTGATGATTGGCCGGGGTTTGAGCGTGAATTGCGGCGCCAGATGGCGTTGGTGCATGAGTATTTTCAGCAGGTGTTTGCCGCGCCGCAGCAGGAAAAAGGTGCGGAACAAGGATCAGTGTTTGATGCGGTATGGAGCGGTTCGCTGCAGGCTGAAGCGGCAGTTGCGGCCTTGGCAGAGCAGGGTTTCGATGATGCTGCCGAGGCGTTGCGTCTGTTAGAACAGTTGCGCGAGAGTTTCAGTGTGCGGGCGCTGACGCCAAGCGGTCGTGAGCGCATGAATCGGTTGTTACCGCTATTGCTTGGTGCGATTGCAGCGGTTGAAAATTCCACCGAAACATTGGCGCGGGTGCTGGCGTTGTTGGAAACTATCGCGCGGCGCACTACTTACTTGGCCTTGCTTGCTGAAAATCCGATGGCGATGTCGCAATTGGTGAAGTTGTGTGCGGCCAGTCCGTGGATCACGGTGCATTTGTCACAGCATCCGATTTTGCTCGATGAATTGCTCGATCCGCGCAGTCTTTATGCGCCCTTGAATAAGTCGGCGCTAGAGGCGGAGCTGGCGCTGGCATTGGAACGTGTCGGAGACGATCAGGAGCAACAACTGGAAGCGCTGCGCCATTTCAAACAGGCGAATGTATTGCGTGTGGCAGCGGCCGATGTCGCAGGTGTTTATCCGTTAATGATTGTCAGCGATCATTTGACGGAAATCGCTGAGGTGCTGTTGGCGCAGGTGTTGCGTCTGGCGACTCAGCACCTTGAACAGCGCCATGGACGGCCGGATGACACGGCAGGGTTTGTTATTGTCGGTTATGGCAAGTTGGGTGGCATCGAGTTGGGCTATGGCTCGGATCTGGATCTGGTATTTCTGCATAGCGCAGCGGCGGAGGGCCAAACCCAGGGTGGGCGTGCGCCGCTGGATAATCCCGTGTTCTTCGCCCGTCTCGGGCAGCGCATCATTCATATGATGACCTTGAAGACCGCCTCCGGTGATTTGTATGAAATCGATACCCGCCTGCGGCCCAGCGGCGCCTCGGGGCTATTGGTCAGTAGTATGGAAGCCTATGCCGATTATCAGCGTACCGAGGCCTGGACCTGGGAGCACCAGGCGCTGGTCAGGGCGCGGGTGGTGGCCGGTGATCCGGCGCTGGCGCAGCGGTTTGAGGCGCTGCGGCTGGAGATCCTGGGCCGGGCGCGCGATCCGGAACAGCTCCAGCGTGAGGTGCGGGAGATGCGCGAGCGGATGCGGCGCGAGTTGAGCCAATCCAAGGCCGAGATGTTTGACCTCAAGCAGGATGAGGGTGGTATCGCCGACATCGAATTTCTGGTGCAATACGCCGTCTTGCGCTGGTCGGGCCAGCGCCCGGCGCTGCTGCGCTGGACGGATAATATCCGCTTATTGGAGACGCTGGCCGCCGAGGGGCTCATGTCCGAGGTTGATGCCCAGCGGCTGGCCGATGCCTATCGCCGTTACCGGGCGGTGGTACACCGGCGGACCCTGCAAGAGCTGCCGGCCCTGGTCGAGGCGGGCGAATTTACCGAATGGCGGGGTCACGTCGGGCGAATTTGGCGAGAGTTCATGGAAACGGTAAAATGA